GAGTCAGTTTCAACGTCTGAGTCAGTCTCAACCTCTGAATCAGTTTCAGCGTCTGAATCAGTATCAACATCCGAGTCAGTTTCGGCTTCTGAATCAGTGTCAACGTCCGAATCAGTGTCTGCATCTGAGTCAGCGTCAACATCTGAGTCAGCATCGACATCCGAGTCAGTTTCAGCCTCTGAATCAGTGTCAACATCCGAATCAGTATCTACCTCAGAATCAGTCTCAACGTCTGAGTCAGTCTCAGCATCTGAGTCAGCGTCAACGTCTGAGTCAGCGTCAACGTCTGAGTCAGCCTCTGCTTCTGAATCAGTGTCAACATCCGAATCAGTATCGACGTCTGAATCAGTTTCAACGTCTGAATCAGTTTCAACGTCTAAATCAGTGTCTGCTTCTGAATCAGTCTCGACATCCGAGTCAGCATCTACATCAGAATCTGTATCAACGTCTGAGTCAGCATCTGCGTCCGAGTCAGTATCAACGTCTGAATCGGTGTCAACATCAGAATCAGTTTCAACATCCGAGTCGGCGTCAACCTCAGAATCAGTGTCGACATCCGAGTCGGTTTCTGTATCTGAATCAGTCTCGGCATCAGAGTCAGTTTCAGCGTCTGAGTCAGTATCTACGTCTGAATCAATCTCGACCTCTGAATCATTGTCAGCATCGTTGAGCACCTCAGTATCTGAAAGTCAGTCAGTCTCTGCTTCAGTGTCAGTTTTGACTTCAGAGTCGGTTTCAATGTCAGAATCAGCCTCTGCGTCCGAGTCAGCGTCAACTTCTGAATCAGCATCAACCTCTGAGTCAGCATCAGATTCCGAGTCAGTCTCAGCGTCTGAATCAGTGTCTACCTCTGAGTCAGTATCTACGTCTGAATCAATCTCGACCTCTGAATCATTGTCAGCATCGTTGAGCACCTCAGTATCTGAAAGTCAGTCAGTCTCTGCTTCGGTGTCAGTTTCGACTTCAGAGTCGGTTTCAATGTCAGAATCAGCCTCTGCGTCCGAGTCAGCGTCAACTTCTGAATCAGTGTCTACATCTGAATCAGTATCAACGTCTGAGTCAGCGTCAGCCTCTGAATCAGCATCGACGTCTGAGTCAGCCTCGACGTCTGAGTTGGTATCGACATCTGAGTCAGTTTCAACATCCGAGTCAGTCTCGATCTCTGAGTCAGTCTCAACGTCCGAATCAGTGTCTACATCTGAATCAGTATCAACGTCTGAGTCAGCCTCTGCGTCCGAATCAGTGTCTACGTCTGAATCAGTTTCAACATCCGAGTCAATTTCAGCGTCTGAGTCGGTTTCAACATCCGAATCAGCTTCAGCGTCTGAGTCAGTATCAACATCTGAATCAGTGTCTACGTCCGAGTCAGCATCTGCTTCTGAATCGGTTTCAGCGTCTAAGTCAGTCTCAGCGTCTGAATCAGTTTCAACGTCCGAATCGGTTTCAACGTCCGAATCGGTTTCTGTATCTGAGTCAGTCTCGACTTCAGAATCAGTCTCAACGTCTGAATCGGTATCGACGTCTGAGTCGGTCTCAATGTCCGAATCAGTGTCTGCTTCTGAATCAGTGTCAACATCCGAATCAGCCTCAGCCTCTGAGTCGACATCAACATCCGAGTCAGTCTCAGCGTCTGAATCAGTATCAACGTCTGATTCAGTATCAACGTCTGAATCAGTGTCGACATCCGAGTCATTGTCCGCGTCCGAGTCAGTCTCAACGTCTGAATCAGTGTCTACATCTGAATCGGTATCGGCGTCTGAGTCAGTTTCTTCGTCTGAGTCAGCGTCTACGTCCGAATCAGCCTCTACTTCTGAATCAGTCTCGACCTCTGAGTCGGTATCTACATCTGAATCAGTTTCTGTATCTGAATCAGTTTCTACTTCAGAGTCAGTATCGACGTCTGAGTCAGTTTCAGTCTCTGAATCAGCATCAACGTCTGAATCAATCTCGACATCTGAATCATTGTCGGCATCGTTGAGCACCTCAGTATCAGAAAGTCAGTCAGTGTCTGCATCAGAATCCGTTTCGACATCCGAGTCAGTCTCAACATCCGAATCTGCATCTACATCTGAATCAGTTTCAACGTCCGAGTCAGTTTCAATGTCTGAATCAGTATCAGCCTCAGAATCAGCATCTGCTTCTGAATCAGTGTCTACGTCCGAATCAGTCTCTACGTCGGAATCAATCTCGACATCTGAGTCAGCATCAACGTCTGAATCAGTGTCTACGTCCGAATCGGTTTCTGTCTCTGAATCGGTCTCAACCTCAGAATCAGTATCGATATCCGAGTCATTGTCCGCGTCCGAGTCAGTTTCAGTCTCTGAATCAGCATCAACGTCTGAATCAATCTCGACATCCGAATCGGCATCAACCTCGGAGTCAGTCTCAACGTCCGAGTCAGAGTCAGCCTCAGAATCAGCATCAACGTCTGAATCAATCTCGATATCTGAATCATTGTCAGCATCGTTGAGCACCTCAGTATCAGAAAGTCAGTCAGTTTCGACTTCAGAGTCAGCATCTACATCAGAATCTGTCTCAACGTCCGAATCAGTGTCTACCTCTGAATCGGCTTCAACATCCGAGTCAGTCTCAGCATCTGCTTCTGAATCAGCCTCAGTGTCCGAATCATTGTCAGCGTCTGAGTCGGTATCGATGTCTGAGTCGGCATCTACATCTGAGTCAGCGTCAGTATCTGAGTCAGCCTCAACGTCTGAATCAGCGTCAGTATCTGAGTCAGCCTCAACGTCTGAATCATTGTCAACGTCCGAATCGGTTTCTGCATCTGAGTCAGCATCAGCATCTGAATCGGTGTCAACCTCAGAATCAGCATCAGCGTCAGTATCTGAGTCAGCATCAACGTCTGAATCGGTGTCAACATCCGAATCAGTTTCTGCATCCGAATCAGTATCAACATCCGAATCAGTGTCTACGTCTGAATCAGTTTCAACATCGGAATTAGTATCAACGTCTGAATCAATCTCGACCTCCGAATCATTGTCAGCATCGTTGAGCAGTTCAGTATCAGAAAGCCAGTCAGTCTCTACTTCGCTTTCAGTTTCGACATCAGTATCTGCATCTGAGTCAGCATCATTGAGTACCTATGCACCTGAATCAACTTCAACATCAGTAAGTACTTCAGTTTCAGTGAGTCAATCACAATCAGGATCAACATCTGCTAGCGGTTCATACTCTAACTCAATGAGCCAATCAATTTCTCATTCAGAGTCATTGTCTGCATCAGAATCAGCAAGTGGATCACAAAAACACAGCCAATCTGTGGCCCTTCCAAATACTGGCGAAACAGGATCTGTAACATCAGCCCTTCTTGGGGTTGTTACAGGGTTAGCTGGAATTGCTGGACTTACCCGACGTAAAAAGAAGGGGAACTGATCTAGTAGGAAAAATCATTTTTTCGAGTGAATCTCATAGGAGATTCACTTTTTTACTAGTAGAATGAATTATTTTTTATGTGTTACAAAAAAATTTGAAAATTAAACAATAATATAGAAGTTTTTTGTAGCAAATTACTTGAATCTACGTAGTATTCCTGTATAATGAATAATGACTACAATGTAAGGGGAATATCATGCAATTTAAGCGTTCAAAAGGAAACTTTCGTGAAACAGATCGTGTCGTACGCTTCAAATTAATTAAATCAGGAAAAAATTGGCTTCGGGCATCAACGGCTGCTCTAGGCCTCTTTCGCGTGGTGCGTGGGCAAGTGGAGGAGACCATCATTGCCAATGTACAGCAAGATCAAATAGAAAGTCAAAAGAACGGCCAAGCCTTCTTAAAAGGTTTGATTACGGTAGGGACTGTTTTTGGTGGTGCTGTGATTGCTACGACTGCTAAGGCGGAGGATGCAACATCACTTGCACCAACGGTTTCTGAGACAAAAGAGGAAACCTTGGCAGAAGCAGATAGTGTGGTCTTAGCGAAAACCTCAAGCCAGCCTTCAGAATCCAGCTCTGTTTCAGAATCAACTAGTTTTTCTACATCTGAGAGTGCGTCTGCTTCGATCAGTGAATCCACGTCTTTGTCCTTGAGCGAAGTTGGATCAACTGCATTATCAACGGCACTTAGCGAGTCTGCTCAAGCTCTAGAGTCAGAAGCAGGTATTGAGAAGCCGACTAGTTTAGAAGAAGCTACTGTTTTAGAACAAAATACCTCTGAAGCTGAATTGCTCCAAGAAATTGCAGGGAATTACGCATCTAAAATGACGGACACCGATCGCCGAGCAGTGGTCGAAGCGGTCATTAACAAAGTGCAGTCCGAAGTGGCTGCAAGCAATAACTTGATCCATACCAATGCCAGCGCTCAAGCTTATGCTGACCAGCGCGATCGTTTGGAGAAAGCTGTCGATGAGATGATGACGACCTTGACAGCTGCAGGTTTTGTGGGAAATACGAATATAGATGGGCAACCTGCGATCTCTGCTCAGTTGGCTCCTCTAGCTGAGGAAACATACTTGGCTGATGATGTATTGGATATGACCCCGAACCCAGAAGATCCCAATGGTGCGAGTGTAGAAGATCCTACACTTGACACACCAGGATATGCTAAGGATCCTCATCTAGATAAAGATCTCTTAAGATTTTCGCCTGAAGAGTTGAAAAATTTTTTAGGTGAACCCTACACCAATCGTTATACATTTGGTATTTGGGACTTTGTGAATAAACAAGGAGAGTCACTTGGTTACTATGCGACTATGTCGATTGATATCAGTGAGATAGATCCGGAAAAGCATAAGGCAATGGATGTTTATTTCCGCATTGTCCGAAAATCAGATGGGGCTGAAATTTTTTCACAAACTGTATCTCCAAAAGGATATGGCCAAGATATTCAATTACCAAAAGAAGTACTGATTGGTCAGGCTCCCTTTGGGAACAAGGTTTTTAATTCGGAACCTTCTACAGGTAATGGGACCTTTGGAATGCTGACGAATTTTATTCCGGAACAGGCTTTCTTATTCCGGAGTATTTATGATGTCATGACGCCTGAGAATCAAGGGCAATTGATTAGGACGTATCCTAGTATCAAAATTCCATCTATGATGGGACAACAATCGACCTTCTATAGAGAAGTGGACCCGAATGGTAGATGGTTTAATGGGCAATATGAACCAACGGGGAAAGAAAGATCCTTACTAGAGTATAGAATCTACGGATTGGAAGGCCAGCATTATACAGCTTCCAATCCACGCGAATTTCCTGGTTATGTACAGGTCCCAGCGCACACCGTGTTCCCGAATCGTAAAAGTGGGGTGTTCGATAATAGTAAGAATGGGAAATCAAGAATTGAACTATTAGGGGATGCGCGTGAGTATTTCATTAAAAGTGAAGTTGTCACCCTTAATCAAAATGGTGATTATTCTCTTCGCTACTATGTTTTAGATCCTTCTAAAATCCATGATGTTAGTAGTGGTGATGTAGGAAATGCTAAGGTAACCGATGTATATACACTTGTTTATGAAAAAGAATTTAAACAAGATAGTACGGATAACCTTTCAGATTTAGGTGGAACTCGTAAAGTTGAAAGTAAAAACAAGGATTATTTCCTGAATGTTACACCAAAACGAATAGATTACCAACATTTTGAGTTGGATATTACAGGTTGGTTCTCTAGTAAGGAGACAGTTACATACACTGATGAGAAAACAGGAATAGAATATACTGTTCCAAAACCATTCACGGAACTTCCAAAATCGGCCTACCTCGATAAAAATACGACCATGGTCGTTGGAGAAGATGCAACACCTCAAGGAGCAGATGGTTTTTCCAACTTCAAACAAACGATCAAAAAAATAGTAGATTCATACCCCTTAACGAGTGTGAATTATTACTATCGGAAGATGACACCGTCAGAATCTACTTCACAATCTCAAAACTTCTCGATTTCAACTTCAGAGTCACTAGTTTCAGAATCCATTTCATCTTCTCAATCTGTTTCGGTCAGTGAGTCCGTTTCCTTGTCACAAGCATCTAGCTCCGCCAGTCAATCAGATTCACAGGTTTCAACCTCGATTTCCTTGTCACAATCTGTATCGACAAGCGAATCCAACTCGTTGGTTCAGGAATCGATCTCCACTAGTCAGTCGGAGGCTCTAGTCCAAGAGTCGGTTTCAGCAAGTCAATCGGATTCGTTAGTTCAATCGTCGGTTTCAGCAAGCCAGTCTGAGTCGTTGATTCAAGCATCAGTTTCTGCCAGTCAGTCCGATTCGCTTGTTAAAGAATCTGTATCCGCCAGTCAGTCAGACTCCTTGGTTCAAGCCTCAGTTTCTGCTAGTCAATCAGACTCGTTGGTTCAATCGTCGGTTTCAGCAAGCCAGTCAGAGTCCTTGATTCAAGCATCAGTTTCCGCCAGTCAGTCAGAGTCGCTGGTCCAAGATTCAGTTTCCGCCAGCCAATCAGATTCATTGATTCAGGAATCCGTTTCTGCCAGCCAGTCTGATTCCTTGGTTCAAGCATCAGTTTCTTCAAGCCAATCGGAGTCGCTGGTTCAAGAGTCGATTTCAGCGAGTCAATCAGAGTCATTGATTAAAGAATCTGTATCAGCGAGTCAATCCGACTCACAATCAAAAGCAGCATCAGCATCTAAGAGTGAGTCTGAAAAAGCCTCGAAATCTGTTTCGTTGAGTCAGTCGGTATCCTTATCTAATTTAGCATCTAGATCAATTTCTGTGTCTCAATCGCAGTCAACATCGGCGGTTGGATCGGAGGAAGTGGTTTCTCAACTGATTTCCTTGTCACAATCTATTTCGATGAGCAAAAAGCTGTCAGAATCCGTTTCAGCCAGCCAGTCTGAGTCGTTGATTCAAGCATCAGTTTCTGCCAGTCAGTCAGAGTCACTGGTTCAAGAATCAGTTTCTGCAAGTCAGTTAGACTCGTTGGTTCAAGAGTCAGTTTCTGCGAGCCAATCCGAGTCGTTGGTACAAAAATCAGTTTCCGCGAGTCAGTCAGAGTCGTTGGTTCAAGCGTCCGTTTCTGGAAGTGAATCAGAATCGCTAGTCCAAGAATCGATCTCCACAAGCCAATCAGAATCCTTAGTTCAAGCGTCGGTTTCATCCAGCCAATCGGAATCGCTGGTCCAAGAGTCGCTTTCAGCCAGTCAGTCAGAGTCGTTGGTTCAGACATCTGTATCGGCCAGCCAGTCCGATTCGCTGGTTAAAGAATCAGTTTCAGCTAGTCAATCAGACTCGTTGGTTCAGGCATCTGTATCGTCTAGCCAATCAGAATCTTTGGTACAAGCGTCCGTTTCTGCTAGTCAATCAGACTCGCTGGTTCAGGCATCTGTATCGTCTAGCCAATCCGATTCGTTGCTCAAAGAATCCGTATTAGCTAGTCAATCTGATTCCTTGGTTCAAGTCTCGGTTTCAGCCAGCCAGTCTGAGTCGTTGGTTCAGGCATCTGTATCGGCAAGTCAATCCGACTCGTTGGTTCAAGCCTCAGTTTCTGCCAGTCAGTCAGAGTCGTTGCTTCAGGAATCCGTTTCTGCCAGCCAGTCTGATTCCTTGGTTCAAGAATCAGTTTCTTCAAGCCAATCGGAGTCGCTGGTTCAAGAGTCGATTTCAGCTAGTCAATCAGAGTCATTGATTAAAGAATCTGTATCAGCGAGTCAATCCGACTCACAATCAAAAGCAGCATCAGCATCTAAGAGTGAGTCTGAAAAAGCCTCGAAATCTGTTTCGTTGAGTCAGTCGGTATCCTTATCTAATTTAGTATCTAGATCAATTTCTGTGTCTCAATCGCAGTCAACATCGGCGGTTGGATCGGAGGAAGTGGTTTCTCAACTGATTTCCTTGTCGCAATCTATTTCGATGAGCGAAAAGCTGTCTGAATCTGTTTCAATGAGTCAATCCGAATCCTTGGTTCAAGCATCCGTTTCTGCAAGTCAATCAGACTCACTGGTACAAGCGTCGATTTCAGCGAGCCAGTCAGAGTCACAAGTTCAAGCTTCAGTTTCGGCAAGCCAGTCTGAATCGTTGATTCAAGAATCGATTTTGGCGAATCAATCCGAATCCTTGGTTCAAGCTTCGATTTCTTCAAGTCAATCAGATTCGTTAGTTCAAGCTTCTGCCTCAACAAGCGAATCAGCTTCAACTTCTCATGTCGTAGCTGCATCGCAGGTTTCAGAGTCTGGATCGTTCTCGCGATCAGTTTCAGAGAGTCTATCTGCTTCACAATGGGCATCTCATTCAGAATCTCTAGCGTCAGCCTCGCTATCGAAGTCTGACTCCTATAGCCAATCAACTTTTTCTGCAAGTGAATCTACTTCAACGTCCATGCCAGTGTCTGAGTTTCCTTTGACGAGTGTCTCAGAATCTATGAGCGCATCATCGACAGAGAGTCAATCCCTATCGCATGAAGCTTCTGAATGGATCAGTGTGTCTTATGCGTCAAGTTTCTCTGCTATGACCAGTCCTTCGGAGTCTGTCGTGTCTTCATCAAGAACCTCTCACTCAGAATCTCCATCAGATGCAAGCTCGCTAAGTGCGACGCATTCTTCAGGACCTGCTCTTCCAGAGACAGGAGCCCATCCTTCAAGTAATATCCTTGCTACGGTAGTTTCCATTCTTCTGTCTGGATTAGCCCTTTTAGGAATCCGGAAAAAAGATGGCAAATAGAACCTTAAAAGACCGGAATGAACCGGTCTTTTATTGATCTAGAATGTCTAAGAAGTTGTGAAATATGTTATAATGAATGAGGAAGTTTTCGTTGAAGGGTATGAAAAAGGTTGCTTTGTGAAAGCTCAGTTTGCCTTCATATCTTCAGGAAATATGGGACAAAAAAAGAAGAGTCAGAGGAAAGAGATGAAAATCCATTTTACAAATTTATTCGGGCAGTCTTCTCAGAGCGTGGCCCTGATGGCCCAAAACGATATCATGAATGTCGTTCGCGAGCTTGGGGTCAATGAATTAGGGATCTACTTTTATGATCATAGCAATGAACCAGCTAGTGAATTGAACTCGCGAATGGATGGGATTTTAGCAGGCGTTGCTTTTGGGGATATCGTTTTCGTTCAATCGCCTTCTTGGAATGGGATTGAGTGGGACCGCCGTTTGGTTGATAAGTTAAAACTCCTTCAAACCAAGTTGGTCATGTTTATCCACGATGTCCCACCGCTTATGTTTGAGAGTAATTATTACCTGATGCCCAACTATATCGACATGTACAATCAGAGTGATCTGGTCGTTGTTCCATCAGAGCAAATGTACCATCGTCTAGTATCAGAAGGGCTTACAGTTAAAAAATATGTGGTACAAAAGTTGTGGGATTTGACCCACAGTTTGGATCTCTATACCCCGCAATTTGAGAAAAAACTGATCTTCTCAGGAAATCCTTCGCGTTTCCCTCATATCATCGATTGGAAATATGATACACCCCTTCATGTCTATACTGAACCAGTTGAAGGAGTTGATTATTCCAAGGTCCATATTGAAGGCTGGCGAACCAAGCAAGAATTGCTTTTGGAGCTTTCTAAGGGTGGTTTTGGGCTGGTCTGGGGAAATTCAGAGAACCCCGAGGATGAGCGAGATTACTACAAAGAAAATATTTCCTACAAACTATCGACTTATCTATCTGCTGGTCTTCCAGTAGTAGTGCCAGACTATTTGTCAAATGCAGACTATATTCGAGACAAAGGGCTCGGCTTTGTAGCCTCCAGTCTTGAAGAAGCCAATCGTTTGGTCCAAGACTGTACAGAAGAAGAGTATGCTCAAATGGTCCGAAAAGCTCACTATACTTCTTATTTGATCCGCAATGGCTATTTTACAAAAAAATTATTCGTCGATACCATCATGGCCTTGGATGAATAACATTCAATGAACAATCCTTTAGATAAACATCTGAAGGATTTTTTGTTGAATACAGTACCAAATGGGGAATTTGAAATATTATCAAATATTAGTGACAAATGAGTTTGGAAACGTCGCAAATTATGGTAAAATAAGTTGAGATAAAATGCTCTAAAGGCACATATTAAAAGGCTATTCCCCAGGTGGAAGAGTCAAAATGAGTAAGAGAAAGTTTAAAAGAAATGTTAAAACGATCTGAAGTAGGAAAGAGATTTTGTTGGACGATATTTTTCGTCTTTATTTATGTTTTGGGAAGTAAAATTTCCTTGCCTTTTGTTGACTTATCAAAGGCCTTGAGACTCAATGAGGGAACGACAACCGGTTTACAGCTCTCAAGTGCTGTGATGGGGGGGAACCTCCGTGGAATGTCGATCTTTTCGATCGGTCTATCCCCGTGGATGTCTTCCATGATTTTGTGGCGGATGTTTACCGTTTCAAAACGCTTTAACCTCGAAAAAACCAGTTCGGAAATTGTGGAGCGGCGAAAGATGTACGTGACCTTGGCACTCGCCATTGTCCAGTCCTTGGCAGTGGCCATGTATCTCCCCTTGAAGACAGGGTTGAACTCCGGACTTGTCATTGCGGTCAATACCATGATTATGGTAGCCGGAGCCTTCTTTCTAGTTTGGCTCTCAGATCTAAATGCCGCTTTGGGGCTTGGAAGTTCTGTTGTGATCATGATGGCTGGGATGGTTATGTACCTGCCAGAAGATGTGATGCAGACCCTTTCAAGTGTCAATAATATCCCAGAGATCGCTTATGTTCTGGGCGTGATTTTTATCTTGATTTTTGTCTATGTGGCAGTCTTGGTGGAATATTCCAAGTACCAGATTCCTGTCAATAAATTAGGGATCCACAACAACTTGAAAAGTTATACTTTTTTGGATATCAAGCTCAACCCAGCAGGAGGGATGCCCTTTATGTACGCCATGACCTTGGTGTCCATTCCTCAGTATGCCATGCTCTTGATCTTGTCTATGGATTCCAATGCTAAGTGGGCTGCTCGTTTAGCCAAACACTTGGTGATGGGAGATCCGATTTGGATCCTTCTTTACATTCTGATGATCGCCCTTCTCTCTTTTGCTTTTGCCTTTGTCAATGTGAATGGAGAAGAAATTGCAGATAAGATGATGAAGGCTTCCGAGTATATCGATCATGTCTATCCTGGAGCAGATACACGTCGCTATATCAATAAAATTGTGCTACGCTTGACGGTTTTTGGGACCTTGTATCTGATCCTCTTCACGGCGCTTCCTTTTTCTCTCTTGTTATGGGATAAAGATCTTTTGCGCTTGACCATGATTCCAGGAACCTTCCTCATGTTTGTTGGGATGATTTACAATATCCGAGAAGAAATTCGTGCCCTTCGTGTGAATCAACGTTATACAAGAATATTCTAGGAGTAACCATGTATTATTTTGTACCAGCCTGGTATGGAACGGACCGCATCTGGCAGCAAACAGCTACCCCTTGGTACTGGATGCGAGAGTCCATTGAATTTGACGATACCATTAATCAAGTTCGTATTTTTCAAGAAGCAGAAATGGATCGGATCTTATTGTTGCCTCAGTATAGTCCACAACTGCGCTATTTTTTACACCGCCAAGATTTGTTAGAGACAGATGTGCTTTCGATTTTTGATAAAATCCAACAGGTTCCGTCTGATTTGACTATGCGCCCAGTCCAGCTTCAGGACATCGAATGGCCGAGTGAGACCACTTTTTCCTATACTCCCTTTTTGGTGATGGCATTTC
The Streptococcus parasanguinis genome window above contains:
- a CDS encoding sugar transferase, giving the protein MKIHFTNLFGQSSQSVALMAQNDIMNVVRELGVNELGIYFYDHSNEPASELNSRMDGILAGVAFGDIVFVQSPSWNGIEWDRRLVDKLKLLQTKLVMFIHDVPPLMFESNYYLMPNYIDMYNQSDLVVVPSEQMYHRLVSEGLTVKKYVVQKLWDLTHSLDLYTPQFEKKLIFSGNPSRFPHIIDWKYDTPLHVYTEPVEGVDYSKVHIEGWRTKQELLLELSKGGFGLVWGNSENPEDERDYYKENISYKLSTYLSAGLPVVVPDYLSNADYIRDKGLGFVASSLEEANRLVQDCTEEEYAQMVRKAHYTSYLIRNGYFTKKLFVDTIMALDE
- the secY2 gene encoding accessory Sec system protein translocase subunit SecY2 — protein: MLKRSEVGKRFCWTIFFVFIYVLGSKISLPFVDLSKALRLNEGTTTGLQLSSAVMGGNLRGMSIFSIGLSPWMSSMILWRMFTVSKRFNLEKTSSEIVERRKMYVTLALAIVQSLAVAMYLPLKTGLNSGLVIAVNTMIMVAGAFFLVWLSDLNAALGLGSSVVIMMAGMVMYLPEDVMQTLSSVNNIPEIAYVLGVIFILIFVYVAVLVEYSKYQIPVNKLGIHNNLKSYTFLDIKLNPAGGMPFMYAMTLVSIPQYAMLLILSMDSNAKWAARLAKHLVMGDPIWILLYILMIALLSFAFAFVNVNGEEIADKMMKASEYIDHVYPGADTRRYINKIVLRLTVFGTLYLILFTALPFSLLLWDKDLLRLTMIPGTFLMFVGMIYNIREEIRALRVNQRYTRIF